The sequence below is a genomic window from Synechococcus sp. PCC 7335.
TATCAAAGCTTGAGTATTAAAGCTTAAGAGTCGCCGCTAGGGTGCCAGGCTTACTGAGCCTACCAGTAGCATTAATGACAGTTGCCTGAATGATTTCACTGAATTACTCTGAACCGAGTTGGCCAGCCATAGTTGCTAATGGTGCGCTCTAATAAACCGCTAGCTCAGTCGCTATAAGAGCCAGCCTATGAGGAAACGTCGGCGTAAGAGGTGAAACATAGGAAAGATGAAGGATATTGCTAAACAGAATGCCTCTCAATCGATCACTGGGGCTCAGATCGCTGAAGATAGCGGGCTAATCGGTGGATATGCTTACCAAACGATTCGTAAGCAATCGAAGCAGGTGTTTAAGCTGCGATCGCTTGTCCTATCTGATAGTGATCCTGAAAATCTGCATCAAATGCGAGTGAGTACTCGGCGGCTGCGCTCGGCGCTTTTGCTATTTTCTGACACGATTGAGCTTGAAGGCACCACCCCGGCGAAGCTATCACGCTCAGTCGCCAAACTAACAAAGGCTCTGGGAAAGGTTCGTGATATCGATGTGATGCAGCAGTGGTTTGAACAGATGCTCGATACTGCTAATGATATCAAGGACAGTCAAACTCAGGATTCGGTTGCTGCTCTGGGCCATGCCTTTAGCAAGAAAGAAAAAAAGGTCATTCAGTCCTTGTTAAAAACACTGAAGAAACAGCGTAAAAAGCAGTTTTCTCGAATGGATTCCGCGCTAAATAGTTCTGCTTATAAGAAGCTGAGGAAGCAGTGCAAAGGCTGGACTAAGCAGCCTAAGTTCAGTCCGGCTGCAAAGCAATCAGCAGCTAGTAGTGCCATTCAAAGAATCGTTGAACCGCTTGCTGAACTTTTGCATCATCCCGGCTGGCAGGTTGCTACCAAACCAGCTACACAGACTACGGCAGAAATAGGCGCTACCCAGCGACAGATCCTTAAGCAGATATCACTTGATGAGCTGAATCAGCAGCTCAGTCAGTACGGCCAGCAGCTTCACGACCTACGTAAACAGATCAAAGGGGTGCGCTATCAAACTGAGTTTTTTCGAAGTTTGTACGGAATTCACTACGCGGCCCAAATCAGAGAGTTGCGATCGCTTCAGAATGTTCTAGGTCAGATACAAGATCAGCTAGTGGTCAGTGAATTTTTGACCCAAGAACTGGGATCGAACTGGGCTAGTAAACTGCCGACGCTCAACCAGACATTTCAGTCCGCTAGACTGGACCTATGGAGACAATGGCAGCCCCTACAAGAAAAGTATTTAGGGCTGCATCAACGCTCAGATGCTTCAACCAAGACTCAGCAAGAGACTGAGACGACTGTAGCCTAACTGCTAATTTTTAATGTCCATTCCATCCTATTTCTTGAGTCTTACTCCTAAGCTTCAGATTGCTTTGGTTTCAGGTTGTTTAAGCGTCAGCGCAAATCCTGCCACCATCATCGTTAGGGCGCCTGCTACCCAGAAGGGAAAGGAATAGCCGAAAGTAGTCACGAGCAGCCCTGAGATCGCGGGTCCTATCGCGTTTGAAATGCTTAGATACGATGCATTCAGTCCGAGCACTTCTCCCTGCTCTGCCTGGTTGCTGCGGGTCGATAAAATCGAATCAATTAGCGGCATTGGAAAGGCGTTCACCAATCCGAAGCATGCTAGCAGCAATGAGAAAGCCACTATGTTAGGTAGCGCAGGCATCAGCAAGAACAAAAAGCCTCTAGCAATCAGGGCGCCTACTAAGACATTGACTAGGGTAAAGCGTTTACGTAAGGGCTCTAGGGCAAATACTTGAGAAACAAAAGCTAAGATGCCAAAAGCTACAAATGCGATCGCCAGATTCTTAGCGTCTTGTCCGAGTACGTTGATAAAGAACGGCTGGAACGCAAAGGTGAAGATCGTAAATGTTGCCCCGTTGAGAAAGGTCATGAGTAAAATGCGGCCTATGACCGGGCGGCCTAACGCCGTAAAAAGGCTAACAAAGTCGAACTTCTTCGTAATTCTTTTTGTTGGTAGCGATCTAGTCGGCGTTGAGCCGGTAGAGGAGCTCTCTACTGTATCGGTTGTATCAATGCTCTGGTGATCGACTTGGGTTTCTTTTAGGAAGAAAAAGCACATAGCCGCAGCAACTAAGGCGATCGCCGCCGACACTAAAAAACTCATTCCCAAAGACGACACCTCTAAACCTCCAACTTGGATGGGCGGCGCTAGCTGCGCTAAATAGCTCATCGGTGGCCCAGCGACAAAGCCTAGACGAAACAGCCCGCTGTAAATCCCAAACGCCTGGGTGCGCTGCTCAGGCGTTGTGATATCACTAATCACCGCTTGAGCAACAGAGTTATTACCGCCGGTGAGTCCGTCGAAGATGCGAGCGCAAAAAAGCAGCCCAGGAACGCCTGCGATCGCTGCAAGTAAGTTAGAAATCACCGTACCTATCAGGCTAATGACTAATAGCGGCTTTCTTCCCCACCGATCAGAGAGCTGCCCTAGGATAGGCGTTCCGACAAACTGCGATAGCGAGTATGCCGTTGTCAGTAGACTTGCTTCAAAATCGCTCAGTCCGAACTGTTTGGCATAGGGATATAGTGTCGGGATGATAATGGTAAAGCTAACAGAATTGATAAATGCGATCAGAGCAACTATCCAAAACTGCAGCGGTAAGCGCGGCTTCTCATCCTTAGATTTGGAAGGCATATAGATATGAAATTAATATGGGCGATACTGGACTCGAACCAGTGACATCCTGCTTGTAAGGCAGGCGCTCTACCAACTGAGCTAATCGCCCGAAACTGTCACACTGCAACCGTGCTTCAGGATTTTGATAATAACAGGTCAAGGCCCCTTTTTGCACAAGAAAACGTTTACTGGTTCTTCGTTCCCTAATTTTGCGCTTACAGTGCTTGTGTACTATCAGGCTAATTCATGGCCATAGACTACAGATCTATGCCCTTTTGATCCTTCTACCAGATGCCCAAAGATAGCTCAGTAATGACACTCAAAGATAGCTTAGTGATAATTAGCTGCTAGATTGCTTTCTCTACTTGAACATCTTAAAGCTCTGCTACATAACCTAATCCCCTTCGTACAAAGATTACTTATGGCGATAGAAGCAATCCCTACAACGCCTTGACAGTAATCAATTCATTTGTATTACTAGAGGGCATTACCTTACAAGCTTACGAGTAACCTAATTATGCCCTCAGGCCGCACTCACGATCGGATCACGCTCTGGTGCTTACCTTTTGTGACTGTCAGCGCCTTTGGACTTACCTACAGTGTGCCGCTTACCGTGATCGTTTCACTCTCTTTCTTGGTGGGCGGATTTATGCTAGGCCCTGATCTAGACATTCGTTCTATTCAGTACGTTCGCTGGGGTCTATTACGCTGGATCTGGCTGCCCTATCAGATTACAATCAAACACCGCTCACAGCTTTCACATGGGCCTGTCATCGGTACCGCTCTAAGAGTAGCTTATCTAGCAGTGTGGCTATCCCTGTTTATGCTTATTGGCATAGGCCTTTTAAATATACTGTGGGATGCCCAAATTACATGGCAAACCTTAATCAGACCCTTTCGTCTGATGTTTGGGCAATATCTATCCGAATGGCTTGCCGTCGTGATTGGATTGGAAATTGGATCGATCAGTCACTCTATTAGCGATGTCTTCGGTAGCAAAATCAATAAAAGAAAGCGTAGAAGAAAGAGAAAGAATACTAGGAAAGACTAGTAGAAGAGCGAAGTAAGAAAGTTAAAATCTCTGTCTAAAGGGAGACGAAACCTTACAAGCACCGCAGCAACAGACAGATGAAGAACAGCAGAATAGAAAATGACTAAAGAGTAATAATTCTCTCGAAGTGGCTAAGGTAAAAGGTTCTATGAGTTTTGTTGTTCTACCGTGACTTGACACTCTTAGCAACAAGAATTAACTTTATGTCCATGGTAGTGAAGCTGTTCTTTCGCAAGCGATAACGAGTAGTATCCTCAAGATTATGGTGTCGATGCTACTAGTATCACTCTATGGAGTGTAGCTGTGGGGTATAGCACCGTCAATCTAACGCCATCGATTTAAGGTTTTGTCAAACTAGGAGGAATTACAGTAATGAGATTCAAGTATTTGGTGGCAGTAGTGGCTGCTTCTATGCTCGGTCTAACTACGCTAAGCGGCTGTAATACTGACGTGCCCGAAGCTGTCGATGATGCTGTAGAAGACACAGGCGAAGCTATCGAAGATGCGGGTGAAGCAACAGATGAAGCCGTTGACGATGCAGTCGAAGCAACAGACGAAGCTATTGAAGATACAGGTGAAGCTGTTGATGGAGCTGCTGAAACAACGGATGAAGCTGTTGATGAAGCCGCTGAAGACGTGGATGAAGCCGTTGAATAGATGGAATGCTGATTCTAGCAGCCTGCTATCTAGTCTAGTATTTTGTATGCAGCGAAAGAGAAAGATAGAGCTTACCGTTCAGTGATCGAACTTTATTGTTTCTACTTGTACTAGATTCGGCTCTTTTCTTAAGTCTTCGTTCAACGAATCGAACACACTGTTTTAGTAGCGTCTACCTACAAGGATAGATCTCCACTAAAGCCAGTTGGTCCCAGCTCAAAATAACCTATCTATTAGACCTTAATTTAGGAGTTCAAAATGAAAGTTAAATACCTAGCTGCTGTAGCTGCTGCTTCTGTTCTCGGTCTTGGTACGCTCGCTAGCTGTACACCAGACACAACTGTTGAAACTGATTCAGTTGAAGAGGTAGAGACTGATGAAATTGATGAGGTAGAAGTCGATCCGTGTGCGGCTGACCCATGTGCTGCCGATCCTTGCGCGGCTGAGTAAGTCCCTTGAGGTTGACAGGCTATTTGCTTTAGCTTCTCTTTACCTGACTGTCTGATTTGCTCAGCTAACTGCTGAGCTTAGCCTTGCACTAATATTTTGGATTAACGGAGTCCCTGGTCTTTGGCTAGGGACTCTGTTTCTGTCTGCAGTGTCTGATTGATAGCGATTATTCTGTGCTCTGAATAATCAAAGCTATAGAAATTTTCTTCTATAGCTTTGATTACTTACAGCTTTTGCCACTTAGCTCTGCGCATCTTCTTTCTAGGGCTGAAACCCTTGATGCACGAGGAGCTAAGTGGTTGTCAATGACCGTAGGTTTTGCCTTCTCGCAGAGTATGCATCGGACCATTGCTATAGTTTGGGGCACTTGCAACAACTAGACCCTTATATGTACAAGCGGCCTAAGTGATACGCAAGCATCGTAGGTGTAGATTTCTTGTAGAGTATGCAATCTGAAGCTTGCTATATAGCCATCCCTTACCTTGCGCCTTGTAAGCTAGATTTGTACGCTAACCATATATCTTGTTACCTACGCGTAAAGCTTATGAATATTGCATTTGTAGGACTCGGGACAATGGGCACGCCGATGGCGTTGAACCTGCTAAAAGCAGGATATCAAGTTACTGTGCATAATCGTACTCGAGAGAAGGAGCAGCCTTTGGTAGCAGCAGGTGCGATCGCTGCCTCTACTCCGCAGTCTGCTGCTATTAGTGCTGATATCATCATTGTTTGTGTCAGTGACACCCCTGATGTAGAAGCCGTTGTCCTCGGAGAATCAGGCATCATCGAAGGCGCACAGTCTGGTGCTCTAGTCATTGATATGTCTACAATCAGTCCGAGTGTGACTGGTGATATCGCAGCTCAGCTGGCCCAGAAAAACATCCGCATGATAGATGCGCCTGTTTCTGGGGGTTCAGAAGGCGCTCATAAAGGGACACTATCAATCATGATTGGCGGCGAAGTAGAAGATGTCGAGAAAGCTAGACCTGTTCTATCGGCGATGGGCGACACAATTACGCACGTTGGCGCGATTGGTGCAGGACAAACCACAAAAGCCATCAATCAAATTATCGTAGCTGGCACCTACTGGTCTGTCGCCGAAGGGATCACGCTAGGTCTAAAGGCTGGCTTGGATATGGAGAAAGTCGTTCGGGCGGTGGGTAGCGGTGCGGCCAGCTCTTGGGGACTGACAAACCGTTCTAGCAATATGATTGACAACGAATATCCGCTGGGCTTTCGAGTTCGGCTGCATCAAAAGGATCTAAAGATTGCGCTAGAAGCCGCACGTGAACTGGGATTGCCGTTACCTGTAGCAGCCTATGTCGAACAGGTAGAGACTGGCCTAATGGCTAAAGGCTATGGCGATGAGGATATCTCAGCAGTGGCCCGAGCTGTTAGGGATTCAGGGGCAGTCAAATAGTCTATCGCCTAACGGTGTAGCCTACTTCGTCACAATTTGTGCTATTCCATTTATTGCCTATCGACTTGGTTTCCTGCCGATAGTGGTGATGTACAAAACAGCCTCTTCTGCTGGAATGCTTAGCAGTTCATTCACCTGATCATCAAAGAATCCAGCGATACCACTAACACCAATTTGCCTGCGGGTAGCGGCTAAATTGAGCCTTTGGCCTAGGTGTCCGGCGTCCATGTGTAAGTAGCGGTATACTCTGTCTCCGTATTTCGCGATCGCCTGCGCTAGATCTGCGGTATGAAATATCACCGCGCCCGCGTCTCGCCCTAAATCTTGGCCCAAGCATAGGAAATGAAGGTCTTTATAGAACTGGTTAAACCGAATCTGGCGTAGCTCTTCAGCATGCGGAGCGTAGTAGTAACAGCCAGGCTCTAGTCCATCTACATTTGAGATGGCAATGAAAGTTTCAATCAAGCTTAGATCAAAGTAGTCAGGGCAGGTGTCAAACGTTTGCTGCTGGTAGTGTTCTGGATGGTAAGTAAAGTCAAGCAAGGCGAACAAGTCGGCCTTTTGTAAGGGGGCTTGGGTATAGCGCCGAGTCGAGCGCCGAGTTAGCAGGGCCTGCTCTAGTTCTGTAAGATGCTCCCCCCAGTCGATGGGCAGTGTCTTGGTCGAAGCCGCGATGTCGAAAGGAAAATTGTACTTATCAGCGGATGCCTGATTGATTGATGGCGTTTTAGTATCGGTAGACTCATTGTCGTATGGTTTGGCAGTATCTTCTAAGTCGGGTTTATCTAGGTTATCCGTATCAATAGGCGCTGTGTCTGGCGCCGCTGCTGAAGCGGATTCCCCTGGAAAGATGGGCGTACTAAGATCTTGTTGTTGCTGTTGGCTAAACCCAGAATCACTGGAGATTAGGGTGTGTTGGTGAAGATAGCTAAGTAGCTGGCCATCAGAGAGCGCAGCAACATCAGTGTGAATAGGACCCGGAAGAGTACTGCGGGCACGAGGCAGGTTTTGTTCTATTTTGAAGAGATCTGCTAGGGCTAGTATGGCGATCGCGCTTTCTACTTCACTATTCAAGTAAAGCAGTTGATTCATTAGCTCATCGGCGAACCCACCAATCAAATGAGGTCGATAGTCGCAGAGCGTTCCAGCAATCTCTAAATTGCCTAGTAGATGCCCCGCATCTAAAAGCACCCGGCGATAGGCCCGGTCATGATAGCGCCAGGCTGAGCGCTGGAAAATAGTGGTGACGACTAACGCAAGCTGTGTCGTTTCTAGCGATGGATGCCAAAAGCATGCCGCCTGTAAATCCTGCCAAGGGTAATCATCCCAAAAGCGCCATAAAGAATGTGTACGCACCTGATAGTTATACAATCCAGCAGGTAACAGTGGCGTCCCTTTTGAGACCAGATACAGTTCTGCTGGGTATAGGCCGCCGGCCGAAGGCGCAGAGCGCAAATACATTGGCTCACCCGAAAAGGTCATCACCTTTGCTGTGAGACCATAGCTATCAATTAACAGCCGCGAGAGCCTTTGCCATTGATACCAAGACTGATCTGCAGACTCTAGTTGACTTCTAGAAGCCTTATCTTTTGTGTCCTTTTCTTCGGGGTGCTTTCCTAAGTACGGCTTTAGGTCAATGCTGTGACCAATTTTGTAGTCTTTGTAGGGAACAGGCTGCTGAGACCAGTCTAAACCGCTACTTTGGCTTTTAGCGGCAAGCGTTTCAGGATAGTACTTAGTGCGTTGATGGTAGTGCTGGGCGATGGAAACATCTGCCATGGAAAAGCGTTTTGGTGGCGGCTATTTTTTGATAATTGTAACGGGTTTGGCGTGTTCTCCTTGATCGAATCAACGTCAGCGGTCAAAGAATCTGCTACCCTGACGATTCGGGTAAGATGCTAGTAAATACCGCGACTAGCCTGCTCGGCGGGTGGATCAAAAGAAACCATTCAAAAGCAAACCATTGGCTATGTCCACAAGAGGTCACCTATGCAGGGGAATCAAAAAACAGGACGGTTGATGATGTCGAGTAGTCGTTGGCTAGTTAGCTGGCTGATGCTGGTAGGAATTACCCCTGCCTACTGGGTCTGGGCACAGCCCAAACCTCTCTATGCTCAAACTGCCCCCCTGCCTGCTAATCCTAGCCCTACTGCGCCTGCTCCTATACCCGAGTCGCCGGTTAATCCGCTTACTCTCGAACAGCAGCGCAGCGCAGAAAATACGCTTGAGCGCGCCTATGCACTGCTCTCAATCACCATTGGCGCATTAGTCATCGTTCTAGGGGGTGGCCTGCTAACGCTGTGGCTACTCCGACGGTCGGTTATCAACGAGGTGGCTACTGTTGTGCGCACTCAACTCAATGAGATGACTGAGCTAGAGAATAAGGTATACAACGCTACTCGTAGCCTTAATCGCGTTCTAGCAGAAGCAGACGACTTGTCAGGAGAATTACAAGGCCGATCTAGTAATTTCCAAAGGGAAATCGCTGAGCAAAGAGACATTTTGTACGCTCTAGTTGAAGACCTAAACACCTTCAAGGTGCAAACTGCCAAGAATTGGGAGCAGCAGATAGAAGAGGTCAATGGCAAGCTAGAAGCAACGGTAACGGATTTTGACCAAGCTGCGATCGCCTTACGCGAGCAAACCAAACATCGGCTAGAAGGACTGAAAACCGAAGCTGAAGTTGAAGGACAGCGCATTCTGCAACGCTTCACGACTTCGGAGGCAGAATTTTCTCGTCACATTGGCGTGATCAAAGAAGAAACCCAGCGCCGCAAGAGTGCTTTTTTTGACGAGCTAGATCGAAAAGAGTCCGTTCTATCAGACCAGATGGGTAGTGTGCAGGCCGAGACCCTGGCAGAACAAGACCGTATACTCGCTGCACTTAGTCAGGCAAGCAATGATTTTGGTCCAAAGCTCTCAGAAGTAGAAGCGGCTGCTAAAGCTCAAATCGAAGAGCAGAGAGATCTCTCTATAGAACAGCTAAAGGCATCCGAAACGAGTGTTTCAGAGAGTTTAGAAGAAATTCAGGCTAGTGCGCTTGGACACAAGGATTTAGCACTGCAAAATATTCAACGCTCTACCGAAGAATTACAGCAGCAGTTCAACACTATTCGCAATGAAGTAGCAGCACGTAAAGCTGACATGATGCAGAGCTTTCGTCAGTCCGCCGATGGCTTTCTCGCTCAGTTCGCTACGCTAAAAGCTGATGTAGAAGGGCGCAAAGGCACTTTGCTAGGAGATATGGACCGGATTGCTAGTGACTTTCAAAGTCAAATTTCTGAGCTGCAAGCGGGGGTTAGCGAAGAGCGCAAGCATACAATTATGCAGCTGCAATCTACTGCCGACGGCTTTCGAGCGCAACTAGCCAATATGAGCGGTGATATAGACACTCGTAGGTCGCAGCTATACACTGAGCTTTCTGAAACTGCCCGAACCTTTGCCAATCAGCTAACGGAGCTACAAGCCGATCTCGGTGAAGAGCGTAGTCAAACCCTCGAAGTAGTTCAGAAGCTGCAGGAAGAATTTACTCAAGAAATGGACGCGCTACAGTCAGGCATCAGCAGTGAGAAGGAACAGTTGATGCGATCGCTCTTGGAAGTAGAGAACAGCTTCAACGGTGAACTCTCTAGCGTTCGTAACGCTGTTTTTGGTAGGCGCGATGTCATTATCAGTAAACTAAATAGCTTTGATGCCAGGCTAGGCGAACAAATTGGTGAACTTGCTGAAGCTGCTGCCAATCGACAGCAATCTGCTCAAGAGAGACTAGAACAGATAGAAGAGAAGTTTAGTGAGAATCTAAAAGCTTTACAAGGTGGTCTAAATGACAAACAGTCACAGGCTATTGACGAGATTGTGAGTGTGAAAGACGAGATCCAAGCAAAGCTGAGCAAGCTACAGACAGAGGCTGAAAGTGAGAAGCAGCAGATTATGAAGGAGCTAGGTAGGATTGCCCCTGACTATGTCGCTGACTCGTTTATGAGTACCTCGCAAAAGCAGCTCGGGGAGCTTACAGAGAAAATAAATCGACTAGAAGATAACCGACCTGAGCTATTTCTAACTGCAGATGAATTTATTGAAGAAGGCGATCAGCAGCTAGCTAATAAACAATACGAAGCGGCTCTAAGTGCCTATGACCGGGCGTTAGACGTTCAGCCATCTAACGCAGAACTGTGGTTTAGCCGTAGTAAAGTTTTGTTGGAGTTAGATAGAAAAGAAGAGGCTCTCGCTGCGCTAGATGAAGTCACCAAACTTACCCCTAGTAGAATTGAAGCCTGGTATCAGAAAGGACGTTTGCTTCGTGAGCTACGCCAGTATCAATCTGCTTTAGAAGCGTTTGAACAAGCAATAGAACAAGATCCTATTGATGCTAGAGTCTGGTTGAACAAAGGGATGACATTGAGCCGATTACGGAAAAGAGAAGAGGCGATCGCCGCTTTTGATCGCGCTTTAGATATAAACCCTGACTATCACGAAGCTTGGGTCAATCGGGGCGTTGCTTTCGGGATATTACAAGCTCATGACAAAGCTTTTGAATCTTTTGACATGGCTGTGACGTTACAGGCTAATGATGCTGTAGCCTGGCTCAATCGTGGACTGGCCCTAACAGAGTTAGAGCGATACGAAGAAGCCGTAGCCTCTTTTGAAAAAGCTACTAGGTTTAATCCAAAATTAGCTAAAGCTTGGGATAATCGCGGCTACGTATTGATGCGATTAGGTAGGGATTTAGATGCTCTAAAGAGCTTCGACAAGGCTATTGCGGTCAATCCAAATTACGCTAAGGCTTACTACAACAGGGCTCTTTGCTATGCTCTACAAAGAGACAACGACCTGGCTTTAGAAAATCTCCAGCAGGCGGTTCGCTTAGAACCTAGCTATAAACAAGAAGCACTTGCCGATGAGATCTTCGAAGAGATTTGGAGTGACGACTGGTTCAAGGAACTAGTAAGCTGACATTGACTCGTGGGATGATCTTCTCAAAAGAAGTGTCAATTAGCTTCTAGTTTTGACTAGCTCTTAGCTTCGATCATCGCAAGGGGGGAATGGCGATCGCCACTTTGCTTCGCACTCTCCTCGTTTCGGAGGCCCTTCAGCCGTGACACATGGTTGCAGAAGTAAATGTAAAGAGAAAAAGGGGTCAGCTGACGTACATAGTCACAGCTTGCAGTGTGATAGACAAGGCAACATAGCGCTCAGTTTTTACTATTATCAAAGGTTGCAACCCCGATACCGAAGGCTGCAACCTTTGACTTAACATAGCTAAGCGCTTAGAAACCTACTCAACAGTGAAGCTTGGCTCTACTCAAGAGGCTCAGTAGGAGGAATCTCCTCGACAGGAGGAACTCCAGCGGGAGGCACTCCCTCACCAGGTACCTCCTCGACAGGGGGAACGCCCTCAGTAGGAGGCGCTACTTCACCAGGCATCTCCTCAGCAGGCGGCTCACCCGTCAAAGAAGGGGGTAAGAGTACCGCATCAATAGCGTGAATAACTCCGTTGCTAGTCACCATATCTGGGCTGACAACGTTAGCGCCATTGACTGTGACACCCATATCATCTGCAACTAGGTCTAGGTCACTTTCTTCGATACTAGTGACTGTTCCAGTCTGAATTTGATCAGAAGTAATCGCGCCCGGAACAACATGGTAGGCCAACACCTGAGTCAAAGTGCCTTTGTTTTCAGGTAATAGCAGTTGATCTAGTGCGCCAGGTGGTAGCGCTTCAAACGCCTCATTAGTAGGTGCAAAAACCGTGAAGGGCCCTTCACTACTAAGTGCCTCTTCAAGCCCAGCGGCCTGAACAGCAGATACTAGTGTGCTAAAAGAGTCGCTATCAATAGCAGCATCTACAATTGTTCCATCTGTTGCTTCGCCTTCGACTCCTGGATCTCCTGGCATTTCAGTAGGCGCCTCGGAGACCTCGTCGGATGGTGTATCACAGGCTACCGCTACAGGCAGAATCATTAAAGCTGCGGCGAGGCCAGCCAATCGGTTGAAAGGCAGGGTCAGTTTAGAAAAACGCATAGTTCTCCTCAAGATAGGAAAAAATTAAATTGGACCAAATGTCTTAGTTCTTGGGTTAGCGCGTAAGTCCTTTGAAGATAAACAACGCAGGGCTCGTCTCTAGGGCGTTGTTTTTAGGACGATTAAGTAACTGTTGTGATTATTGTAGAGTCAAAATTCGGAATTTACCTAGACTCTTGATTACAGAATTGTAATTTTACTTACGAAAGTTTCACGCGAGGAAAAGTTTTTTAATGCGATCGCTTTCGAATTTTCCGATTTGAAATGCTGATGCACATTGATGAAAAGAGACTGTTGGAGTAATTAGTATATAGAGGCTGATACTGCTGTTATATGTTGTTGATAGATAGGTCGTCTTTGGTATTCATCACCGTAATGGGGATAGTGTCTACCTGGTGAAAAGCTTAAGACACTTAGTTTTGGCATACTGGGTATTGGCATACTGGCCAGGTACGACAGAATCACAAAAGACTTTCTTCAAACAACATAAAAAGCCTGCACTAAATCCGCACGAAATAGTCCCATTCCGGCTGATTCCTACTTGACACTTATCGCCCTACAGGCTAAATTCGCAGGAGTTACGTCGGAAAAAGCCGCAAAGAAGTCAAAGTAAGACACTAGACGCTCAAACTAGATGAACGCCCAGCAACCCACACGCTACGTCTTTAATAACAGCCTAAGCGGGCTGCTACTGCTGCGCGGGCGCGCATCATACTATCCTTCTTCCTACTAAAAATATTTCGCTAGTCTTGGTAGCTACCACAATTCGCAGAGTTCTGCTTTTGTGACATCTATCGCCGAAGGCCAAGTGTGGGTGTTATCACCGCTAAAAAGGCTTATAGACCCGTAGCAAAAGCAAAAGAGTAGAGGCGGACTTTCTTACAGCCTCTGTACGTGGATTATGTCTGCGCGTAGCTCAGCATTTGTAAAAGATGAGAAGATTTTGCGAGTAGCCTACTGTTCAACGTTGGCCGTAAGTGCTATACACGTATCCCCAAAAGCTCTAGTAAGAGAGCTCACCTCAAACAAACATTCCCTTGCCACGACATTAATTATGAAAACCTTCGTTCTCTTACTTCTTAGTCTGCGACTACCACAGGGCTGTCAGATTCAACGCTGGCATCCTGACAGCCCTGACCTATCCCATATGCCAAACAGCGAAATAAAAACGCAAAAATACAAACCACCCTAAGTCATCCAAAACCAACAATGTTGAACAACCCTTCCGATAAATACGCTGCCTTTGCGCCGATTGATCTTTTTAGTCGCACCTGGCCAGACCAAACGATTACGACTC
It includes:
- a CDS encoding metal-binding protein; translation: MPSGRTHDRITLWCLPFVTVSAFGLTYSVPLTVIVSLSFLVGGFMLGPDLDIRSIQYVRWGLLRWIWLPYQITIKHRSQLSHGPVIGTALRVAYLAVWLSLFMLIGIGLLNILWDAQITWQTLIRPFRLMFGQYLSEWLAVVIGLEIGSISHSISDVFGSKINKRKRRRKRKNTRKD
- a CDS encoding SagB/ThcOx family dehydrogenase, producing MADVSIAQHYHQRTKYYPETLAAKSQSSGLDWSQQPVPYKDYKIGHSIDLKPYLGKHPEEKDTKDKASRSQLESADQSWYQWQRLSRLLIDSYGLTAKVMTFSGEPMYLRSAPSAGGLYPAELYLVSKGTPLLPAGLYNYQVRTHSLWRFWDDYPWQDLQAACFWHPSLETTQLALVVTTIFQRSAWRYHDRAYRRVLLDAGHLLGNLEIAGTLCDYRPHLIGGFADELMNQLLYLNSEVESAIAILALADLFKIEQNLPRARSTLPGPIHTDVAALSDGQLLSYLHQHTLISSDSGFSQQQQQDLSTPIFPGESASAAAPDTAPIDTDNLDKPDLEDTAKPYDNESTDTKTPSINQASADKYNFPFDIAASTKTLPIDWGEHLTELEQALLTRRSTRRYTQAPLQKADLFALLDFTYHPEHYQQQTFDTCPDYFDLSLIETFIAISNVDGLEPGCYYYAPHAEELRQIRFNQFYKDLHFLCLGQDLGRDAGAVIFHTADLAQAIAKYGDRVYRYLHMDAGHLGQRLNLAATRRQIGVSGIAGFFDDQVNELLSIPAEEAVLYITTIGRKPSR
- a CDS encoding CHAD domain-containing protein, coding for MKDIAKQNASQSITGAQIAEDSGLIGGYAYQTIRKQSKQVFKLRSLVLSDSDPENLHQMRVSTRRLRSALLLFSDTIELEGTTPAKLSRSVAKLTKALGKVRDIDVMQQWFEQMLDTANDIKDSQTQDSVAALGHAFSKKEKKVIQSLLKTLKKQRKKQFSRMDSALNSSAYKKLRKQCKGWTKQPKFSPAAKQSAASSAIQRIVEPLAELLHHPGWQVATKPATQTTAEIGATQRQILKQISLDELNQQLSQYGQQLHDLRKQIKGVRYQTEFFRSLYGIHYAAQIRELRSLQNVLGQIQDQLVVSEFLTQELGSNWASKLPTLNQTFQSARLDLWRQWQPLQEKYLGLHQRSDASTKTQQETETTVA
- a CDS encoding NAD(P)-dependent oxidoreductase, which codes for MNIAFVGLGTMGTPMALNLLKAGYQVTVHNRTREKEQPLVAAGAIAASTPQSAAISADIIIVCVSDTPDVEAVVLGESGIIEGAQSGALVIDMSTISPSVTGDIAAQLAQKNIRMIDAPVSGGSEGAHKGTLSIMIGGEVEDVEKARPVLSAMGDTITHVGAIGAGQTTKAINQIIVAGTYWSVAEGITLGLKAGLDMEKVVRAVGSGAASSWGLTNRSSNMIDNEYPLGFRVRLHQKDLKIALEAARELGLPLPVAAYVEQVETGLMAKGYGDEDISAVARAVRDSGAVK
- a CDS encoding MFS transporter, giving the protein MPSKSKDEKPRLPLQFWIVALIAFINSVSFTIIIPTLYPYAKQFGLSDFEASLLTTAYSLSQFVGTPILGQLSDRWGRKPLLVISLIGTVISNLLAAIAGVPGLLFCARIFDGLTGGNNSVAQAVISDITTPEQRTQAFGIYSGLFRLGFVAGPPMSYLAQLAPPIQVGGLEVSSLGMSFLVSAAIALVAAAMCFFFLKETQVDHQSIDTTDTVESSSTGSTPTRSLPTKRITKKFDFVSLFTALGRPVIGRILLMTFLNGATFTIFTFAFQPFFINVLGQDAKNLAIAFVAFGILAFVSQVFALEPLRKRFTLVNVLVGALIARGFLFLLMPALPNIVAFSLLLACFGLVNAFPMPLIDSILSTRSNQAEQGEVLGLNASYLSISNAIGPAISGLLVTTFGYSFPFWVAGALTMMVAGFALTLKQPETKAI